A window of the Brassica napus cultivar Da-Ae chromosome C5, Da-Ae, whole genome shotgun sequence genome harbors these coding sequences:
- the LOC106370991 gene encoding probable voltage-gated potassium channel subunit beta, producing the protein MQYKNLGKSGLKVSTLSFGAWVTFGNQLDVKEAKSILQCCRDHGVNFFDNAEVYANGRAEEIMGQAIRELGWRRSDIVVSTKIFWGGPGPNDKGLSRKHIVEGTKASLKRLDMDYVDVLYCHRPDASTPIEETVRAMNYVIDKGWAFYWGTSEWSAQQITEAWGAAERLDLVGPIVEQPEYNMFARHKVESEFLPLYTNHGIGLTTWSPLASGVLTGKYNKGSIPSDSRFALENYKNLANRSLVDDVLKKVSGLKPIADELGVTLAQLAIAWCASNPNVSSVITGATRESQIQENMKAVDVIPLLTPHVLDKIEQVIQSKPKRPESYR; encoded by the exons ATGCAGTACAAGAATCTGGGTAAATCGGGATTGAAAGTGAGCACGCTCTCGTTCGGAGCGTGGGTCACTTTCGGCAACCAGCTCGACGTGAAAGAAGCCAAATCGATTCTCCAGTGCTGCCGTGATCACGGAGTCAACTTCTTCGACAACGCCGAGGTCTACGCCAATGGCCGAGCTGAGGAGATTATGGGTCAGGCGATTCGCGAGCTGGGCTGGCGCCGATCCGACATCGTCGTCTCCACCAAGATCTTCTGGGGTGGTCCTGGTCCTAACGACAAGGGTTTGTCTAGGAAACATATCGTCGAAGGAACCAAAGCTTCTCTCAAAAGACTCGATATGGACTACGTTGATGTCCTCTATTGCCACAG GCCTGATGCTTCAACACCTATAGAAGAGACAGTGAGGGCGATGAACTACGTGATTGATAAGGGTTGGGCGTTCTACTGGGGAACAAGTGAATGGTCAGCTCAGCAAATCACAGAGGCATGGGGAGCTGCTGAGAGGCTGGATTTGGTTGGTCCTATCGTGGAGCAGCCTGAGTACAACATGTTCGCTAGGCACAAA GTTGAGTCAGAGTTTCTTCCTCTGTACACTAACCATGGCATAGGTCTCACTACTTGGAGCCCACTCGCGTCTGGTGTGCTTACCGGTAAATACAACAAGGGGTCTATTCCTTCAGACAGCCGGTTTGCGTTGGAGAACTACAAA AACCTTGCCAATAGATCACTTGTGGATGACGTGCTGAAGAAAGTAAGCGGTCTCAAACCGATTGCAGATGAGCTAGGTGTGACCTTGGCTCAGCTTGCGATCGCATGGTGTGCTTCAAATCCTAATGTGTCATCCGTTATCACCGGTGCCACAAGAGAGTCACAG ATTCAAGAAAACATGAAGGCTGTTGATGTGATCCCATTGTTGACGCCACATGTCCTGGACAAGATCGAGCAAGTTATACAGAGCAAACCTAAACGTCCTGAATCATACCGGTAA